TTCCAATCGCTGCGAGATATGCAAAACGCGCTCAACGTAGGAGAGAACGAATTGCTGCCCGGCGTGAACCGCCTGTTGGACGAACGCAAGCAACTTTCCGCCCAGAACGAAAAACTGCTGCGCGAATCCGCCAAGACGCGAGTTCACTCCATGCTTGACAGCGCCAAAGATGTAGATGGCGTCAAAGTCGTCGCCATTGATTTGGGCGAGGTGGACGGAAACGCCGCCCCCATCCTGCGCGATCTGGGCGACGACATCGTCTTGCGCGAGAGTCCCGCCGCGGTAGCCGTACTGGCGGCGCGTTCCAAAGGGCGGGTGAATTTCATTGTAAGGATTGGCGTGGAAGCCCTGAACCGCGGCATGGACGCCAACAAAATCATCCGCGGCGTCGCCCAAAAAACGGGCGGCAGCGGCGGAGGACGCAAGGACATGGCTCAAGGCGGCTCCGCCAACGCCAGCCAATTGAAAGAAGCCCTCGAAGCGGTTCCTGGTATGGTTAAGGAGTTGTTATGCGAGAAAAGATAAGATATTCATTTGTTTTATAAATGAATCGAATACTCTCTTAATTTGCAATCAAACAAGACGTTTTCATCTTTTTCGTCTAGCTTTAATCGTTTTCGAATAACGTTAACGTATTCTATCTTGTTATCTATAAGTACGGCATTTCTATTCAATTTATCGGCTACGACTCCTGTCGTTCCACTCCCAGCAAAAGGATCGAGCACATTATCGCCCTCTTTCGTAAACAATTTCATGAAAAATTCCGGGATCGCCTCGGGAAAAGCGGCAGGATGCCCCATATTTTTTCCAACCAAAGGAGCAATAATAGTATTCCCAGGCAGCACCGTATTTTTATTTTTCCAATTGCGCAAATCTCTTCCGAAACCGCTGTTATTTTCGCTGTTGTGCCGTTCGTTACTTTTACCATTGAGTTTTGCCAGTCTTTTTTCAACCCAGTTCCCTATCGGCTTCATCACTGCATCTTGATACATTACAAAATTTCTATGCTTTGTTAATTGGAAACAATATTCCCATTCGTCCCGAAGTCGATTTTTCCAATAACCAGGCATTGCATTCGTCTTTACCCACAGATAATCGTCAATGCTCAACCATCCTTTTTTACTTAAAGCCTCGATGGTTTGCCATACAAAACGATGACGTACGCCATTTACAACTTTATCTTTAATATTCAATATAAAAGAACCATTATCAGCAAGAACGCGCCAGAGTTCTTCGTGAAAGCTGATGATGAATTCCGCATAATTATCCGGTTTAATGCTGTCGTAATGTCTTTTTCTCGCATCGGCGTAAGGTGGCGACGTAACGATAAGATGGAAATAGCCGTCAGGAAAATTTTTTAGAACGATTCGTGAATCGCCTAAAAATATTTCGGTTTTCAGTTTGTTCACTTCCCTTTACTCCATCGATGGCAAAAAAGTCCAACTAATTTAAAAGCATCATTGAAGTTTCCTTCCTTATCCAATAGCTCGCATTCATAACAGCACTCCCCAAAACTCTCTAACAAATCGTTTGGCACTTCTATATCCCAATTATCTTGACTACTGAAAGTAATCAAAACTTCCAGAACGGCATTCATAATTTCTTCATAGGAATGGTTCGAAAAAAAAGGCCAAAAAAAATCCGATTTCCATACTTCGGTATTCATGGAATGAGGAATTTTACTTTTTTGACGGGTTTTAATGAGCCTTTGCCCCTTTTCCATAACAATTCCAAATACGCATAGATACGGTCCCTGTCGATTTCTATCATGAATAGCTACATTCTCCAATGCGGATATGGCTTTGGGCCAATCTTGTCCTCCCATAGTATTCGTTCTATTTTTTACGGATACGTAAATATTCAATATCTCAGGTTGATTCTCCATGTTAATCGTCGCATTGAAATCAGCTTCTTCGGAACCCAAATCGGATACGGATAAAAAACGTTTGGAAGCGCTGGCTGTCTCTTTGGCGATATATTGATATCGCCATCCAGAATTCATTCTTTGCTTTTGGAGGGTTCGATTTCGGAATTGTTCTTTTCCAACATCCTTATAATGCCGTTTTAAGCAAGCATGGGCTGTTGAAGCGGGATCATCGAAGTATTTAAGAAAATAGGAGAAGAGTTCTTTGCCTTGTTTTTTTAAATATTTCTTCAAATCATCATCTGCGAAATTATCATCTATACATAAAATAGAACGGCTTGCTTTATTATTGGCATAATGAATTCCCTCGTTGATAATTCTTATCAATTCATCGGATGTTATCTTATAAATATGTTTTTTTAATTTTGTCTCATCCAAATATCCAAAATATTTATTCTTCTCATCATTAATACGTGGATAGTTTTGATGATGCGCTTTTCTAACCATATAGAACCTCAATCGCTATCCCTACATAAATTAAATACTTAAACGAACGTATTCTCATAAAAATACGGACGCCTTTACTCTTTTACCATAACGTTTTTTTATGCTTTTGTGAATGGGGAAAGTAGTTCAATCCATCAATTGAACTACGTCTCATAGACAATCTTGAATCCGAGATACTTGCTCAAACTCTCCACGTCGCGGCAATGGTCGTCGTAGAAGATCACGCGATGCAGGCCGTGCGAGTATTGTTGCAGCACTTTGCGGGCGTCGGCGACTTTCGTCGCGATCTTCGTGCGGCAGCCGCGATCTACGTCGGGATTGCCGGTGATTTCGCCCGTCGACAGCAACATTAGATCGTCGCTGACGACCTTCGCCATTGTGACCTTGCGTCCTATTTGCATTTTCACTTGCAAGGCGGCGCCTTTGTCGTCTTCGAGATGGCTGCGCAGGATATACGGATCCTCTTTTCCCCTCGTTCCCGCCATCCGCGTCGCCGCTACGCAATGGGCGTGGATGACGGTATTATTCGCCGTATCGATAACGGGATCGCTGATGAAGCCGGGTTTGCCGGTGAGATACTGGAAAAGCAGCATGGTCAGGGCGGATTGAACGTCAGCTTCGCAGGCGCCAACCAATCCTTCGCTGTTCAAGCGGGAAAATCCCAAGCAGGGATAAGCGGGCAGTTTCTTGGCATAGAATAATCCAAGGCAGTTGATGGCGATTCCTTGAGCGTTCTCTTCTTCCATCGCTTTTTTCATGGCCAGATAAAAACGGGAACTTTTGATGATTTCTTCCCGCGTCGGCTCGACGACTTTGACAGCGCCCTCTATCCAACGGTCGGCTTCCTTCTCCGCTTCTTTTCCATCAACGCTTTCATAACAACGCATCAATAGATCATGCTGCAAGGGAACGATGCGGACGCCTAATCGTTCTTCGGATTCCGTTGCATCGGATTCGGCTTTTCTCAATACTAGAATCTTGCTTTGGGACAAACGCTTCACTGTTCGCAGCGGCCGTATTCCGGCGATGAGATCGCGGTAGTTGCTGGAGGCGATCGCGTCGATACGCTTGCCCTCTTTTTGCATATCCGCGATGGCGCTCCAATCGTGTCCGCTGTAGGGCTGCGAGAAAAGAAGCGCAGGCTTGCCTGCATCGGCGATGGCGCGAACCAGATGTCCTACGGTCGACGTGAGGTTGAACATCAATACTCCATCGGCCTCTTGTACGCCCGGCAGCGCTTTAGGAACATCCTCTGCGACGCGCAGTAACTCGCCGCCTTCGAAGGAAATATCGGGCAAATCTCTTTTCAATCCAGATAAAACGCCGTTGAGTTTGCCGATTTCCTTTTGTACGTCAAGATGGGGAGTCGGCCAGGTGGGAACCGGTTTGGCGAGAAAGATCACTCTAATCTTTATAGGATCGCTAGGCGCATTCGCTACAGCCTGCTTCGCACTTATCATGCTTAATCCGCCCACTGCCCCCGCCGCTGAACCTTGCAGAAATATCCGCCGCGAAATATCCATCTTCTTTCCTCCCCAAAAATGAATATAGGCATTTATTACGGATCATTATGGCATCATTTGGCTTGCGAATCTATAACTACCAACTCCATCGCCCGTTCGATGGGAATGGCGGCGATTTTCTTTTCTTTATCGATCCAGCGATAGCCGATCAGCGCTGCTTGCTGCTCTTTGACGAGGGCAGTCAACTCAGCGGGTTTTTGCTCGATGAATTTTTGCGTTTCTCCTTGTTGAATCGTCAAAGAAAACGTTTGTGTTGCCAGCGCGATTGTCAGTAAAATCAACATCGCCGCTATGCCGATCAGCATTAAGAACGAAATGCGAAGTTCGTTTTTCTTTTCCATTTTCTTATAACTTATGTTGCGAAGTTCAATTCTTTCGCATTCGGATTTATCAAGGGCAGAAACAACCTTGCCCTTGCCACCCTTCCTATTGTTACGCATTTTCGAAATTCAGCGATTCTTCCAAACGCGGGTCTCGAATAGGAAGCAATGCTCTTCCTTTAGCGATGCGCGCCGCCAAGGCGAAATACAACCCTCCGATTCCAATGAAGCAGGTTATATCAAGAAGATGGAGAGATGCGAGCTGCGGGCTGTATTCGGGCATTACTAACCAATACAAATCCAACCAATGAGCAATAAGCGCCCAGACGGCCCAGAATACCAACAATCGTTTCCGACGTTTGGGATAGCGGGATATCAAACCCAAAAAGGGGATAATGAAATGTCCGAAGAATAAAATTAATCCCACCCATCCCCATTGGCCTTCATGAATATCCGTGCGCCGGAAAATCCATCCCGTCTCTTCGGGTAGATTGGCGTACCAGATCAGCATGTACTGGGAAAAAGCGATATAGCCCCAAAAGAAAATAAAGCCGAAGAGCAGTTTGCCTAAATCGTGGTAATGCTCGATAGTTATGGCGCCCGTCAAGCGTCCGCTGCTTTGCAGCAAAAACGCCGTTACCGCTAAGAGTGCTATAAATCCCACAACGCAGCCTGTAAAAAAGTAAACTCCATAAATGGTGCTGAACCAACGCGGATCCAAAGACATCAGCCAATCGAAGGCGGCGAACGTTATTGTCAAAGCGAATAAAGCCATGCCGGGGGCGCTCAATCGCTCCATGCGCAGCGTTAGATTCGCGTCTCCCGTTTTGTCCTGTTCTAGCGAACGGTTCAGAAAATATTGAGAAAGATATATCCACGAAGCGAAATAGAACAAGCAGCGAATAACGAAAAATGGGATGTTGAGATAGGGCTGTTTTCCTTGCAGCAAGGCGTCATGAGCGACGAGTTCATGATTCGTCCATGGATACAAGGAACTCATTCCGATAAAAATAGGGATGAACAATACCGCCATCAGCGCCGAATTCGCCGCGAAGATTTCCGCGATGCGCCGCACCGTGACGCTCCAGCCCGAGCGCGTCAAATGTTGCAATGACACAAAAAAGAGCGCTCCGAGCGACAGGCTTAAAAAATAAACGTAATTGACCAGGTAGGAATAGAAAAAGCGTTGGCCCCAGCCGAGAAAATAACTGAGGGCGATGCTCACTCCCAAAACGGCCACGCCCGCGATTCCGGCCCATAGATAAATATCCAGGCCCAGACGCTCAAGATAAATGTGTTTTTGAATGTTTTGGGCTGCTTCCACGTCGGACAAGATCGTCGTCTCCCGGATTGTATTTCATCCCACCGCCAGTTATTTGGTGGGCTACGCTTCGCTTTGAGCCCACCCTACGAGTCCATCACCCTACGAGTCCCTCACCCTGCTCTCTCCCAAGGGGCGAGGGAATTTTGCGGCTATTTCAAATCTCCGCGCAATTCTTCGGGGACGTCCTCTATTCTTGCATTTTGGCTGCGTTGCAAGGCTTTAACATAGGCCGTTATCGCCCAACGGTCTTCCGTCGATATTTGATGACCGTAAGCGGCCATATTGCGTATGCCGTTGGTTATCGTATGGAATATCTGTCCTACCGGCTGCTTGCGTAATTCGTCGCTATGATAAGAAGTCGGTTGCACCCAGGTTCCTTCGTTCAGTTTTTCCGCTCGTTTGTGGATAATCCCATCGCCATAGCCTGCTTGACCATGACATGGAGCGCAATGGATGGCGAATCGATTTTGCCCACGCTGCACGAACTCTTTAGTCAACGGCAAAGGAAAGGTATTCGCCCATTCATTGTTGATTTTTCCCAAATTAAAATGATCGTCGTTAACCTTACGTTCCCGCTCCACCGTTCCGGTGACTTGCGGACGCATGGATCGTTGATCCACAAAAAAGGGATTGGCGCTTTGCGTATGGAATTTAGGCTGATTGTCCATATCCTGAATCAAATGAAAGCGCGGAGTATCCGATTTCACCATGCGCGCCATCGTCATCATCAAGATAGGCGTTAAGGCTAACAACGCCAGCAGAAAAACTATCGCCACGATCCCTTTCCGTATCATCGAACCTCCACTGCATCAACCGCTGCTCCGCCCAGCGCATTGAGAAAGGTTTGGGTTTTTTCCCGATCGAATTGCGGATCATCCGCTTCCACGACAATGAAAAAACGGTCGGTAGTAGCTCGCTGAAACCGTTCATGGCTGAATAGAGGATGATTCCATTGCGGCAATCCATTCAAAGCGAAAATCGAAACCACGGCGGCGATGGCGCTCAACAAAACCGTCAATTCGAAAACGATGGGAATGTTCGCCGGAAGGCTGAAAAAAGGTTTCCCGCTTATCATAAAAGGATAGTCATGCGCGTTCGTCCACCATTGCAATAGGATCGCGCCTCCCAATCCCGCGAGTCCCGCGATCAATACAAAATAGGGCAATATGGTGGGGCGGATGCCCATCGCTTCATCCATTCCATGCAGCGGCAGGGGGCTATGCGCGTCCCACTTCGTATATCCTGCGTCCCGCACTTTGGCGCAGGCTTCCCGCAGCGATTCGGCGCTTTCGAATTCTACCAGGAAACCGTATAGGGTTTTCTCTTCCACGGACATTTCCCGATTCATGTCTTTTCTCCCCAATATTTCGGCTCATGGGCGTGCGGAATATCGCCGTGATAATCGCCCACGCCGCGATGCTTGCCATATAGCAAGCTGGCCTGCGGCATCACCGTCTTCACTTCCGCCATAGCGATCATGGGCAAAAAGCGGAGAAAGAATAGAAATAAGGTAAAAAACAATCCAAAACTACCGGCGAATGTCAATATATCCACCCATGTCGGCGAATAATATCCCCAGCTGGAAGGCAGATAATCGCGGCTGAGCGAGGTAACCACGATCACGAAGCGCTCGAACCACATGCCGATATTAACGAAGATGGCTACGATCAACATCATCCACGGCGTCGTGCGGAATTTTTTGAACCAGAAAACCTGCGGCGCAATTACGTTGCAGGAAATCATCGTCCAATAAGCCCAAGCGTAAGGGCCGAAAGCGCGGTTGATAAAAGCGAAGGTTTCGTTAGGATTGCCGCCGTACCAGGCGATGAAGAACTCGATAGCGTAAGAATAGCCTACGATCGAACCCGTCAGCAGGATGATTTTGCACATATTCTCCAAATGCCGCAGAGTAACGATCTCTTTCAAACCGAAGAACTTGCGCGCGGGAACGATCAGCGTAATGACCATAGCGAAGCCGCTGAAAATCGCGCCCGCCACGAAATAAGGCGGGAAAATGGTCGAATGCCAGCCAGGCAGCTGCGCTACGGCGAAATCGAAACTGACCACGGAATGCACGCTGAGAACCAATGGCGTCGCCAGCGCCGCCAGGATCAAATAAGCGCATTCGTGCCGGTGCCAATGCCGATGCGATCCCCGCCAGCCCAGCGCCGCCAGGCCGTAGAAAATCTTACGCGTTTTGGTCTTTGCGCGGTCTCGAAGCGTCGCCAGGTCAGGAATCATGCCCACGTACCAGAACATAACCGACACGATGGCGTAGGTGCTCACGGCGAAAACGTCCCATAACAGCGGACTGCGGAAATTGGGCCACATTTGCATCTGGTTGGGATAAGGCGCCAGCCAGTATGTTACCCAAACGCGCCCCACGTGAATCCCTGGAAAAATCCCGGCGCAGCATACGGCGAAGATGGTCATCGCTTCCGCGAAGCGGTTAATGCTCGTGCGCCATTTCTGCCTAAACAAAAAGAGGATGGCGGAAATCAGCGTCCCCGCATGGCCGATGCCCACCCAGAAGACGAAATTGACGATAGCCCAACCCCACGCCACCGGGATATTCAATCCCCATACGCCGACGCCAGTTAGGATCAGATACCCGATCATGGCGAACATCACCAAAGTCAACGAACTGGATACCGCCAACGCGATATACCACTCGCGGGGAGGCTGGGGACGCTCTACTAGGCTGCAAACCTTGTCGGTCAGCGTAGCAAAATCATTACCTCCCACAACCAATTCCGCCCGGCGCGCAGGATCGTTGTAGGTATTGTCAATTTCTTGCATGACGGTTGAATTCATCAGACGTCTTCTTCAACGGCTAATTCGGGATTAGGATTCCTGATCTTAGCTAGGTAAGCCGTTCTCGGTTTTATATTTAACTCTCCAAGCATAAAGTAGCTTCGAGATTTAGCATGCAGTTGAGCCGCCCGGCTTTGCTTATTGTTCAGATCGCCGAAAACAATGGCTTTCGTGGGGCAGGTCTGGGCGCAAGCGGGGATAATCTCTCCATCCGCGATAGCTCGTCCATCATTTTTGGCGGCGATCTTCACTGCTTCGATCCGCTGAGTGCAATAAGTGCATTTTTCCATCACGCCCCGGCTGCGGACGGTTACGTCGGGATTGTATTGCATCTTCTCCATGTCTTGCAAATCTTTTTGATAATTGAAAAAGTTGAAGCGCCGCACTTTATAAGGGCAGTTATTGGAACAATAGCGCGTTCCGATGCAGCGGTTATATACCATTGCATTCAAGCCTTCATGGTCATGCGTCGTCGCCGCCACCGGGCAAACCTGTTCGCAGGGCGCGTTCTCGCATTGAACGCACGCTACCGGCTGATGCGCTATTTCCGGTTCGTTGGCATCGCCCTTGAAATAGCGGTCGATGCGGATCCAGTGCATCTCCCGCCCGTTTTTCACCTGCTTTTTACCTACTACGGGAATATTATTTTCCGCCTGGCAAGCAGCGACGCAGGCATTGCATCCGATGCAGGAGTTTAAATCGATAGCCATACCCCATTTATGGTTGGGATATTCCTGTTCTTTCCATAAAGGATGGACGGTGTGATGCGCTTCTTCCTGATGCAGAAAATCGGGATTCTTTTTATATTCGTCCAGATCGGCTTCCCTGATCAACTCGCCAATCCGCCGCTCCCGTTCGCGCATCCCTACGAGATCGATGAAATGATGATCCTGAGTCATCGCCAAGGGATAAGCATATCCAAGCGGTTCGATGTACAAGCCGGTTCTGCAATTCATGGCGCTGGTAGTACGCAACTGGTAAGTATTGAATCCTACGCCATTCCCTGCGCGTCCGGCGGCTGTACGGCCATAGCCCAGCGGCAACATAATAGAATATTGCGCCTGGCCTGGCATGATATAAGCCGCAATCTCCAGTTCCCGTCTATCTTCATACCGCAAAAGGATCATTTCGCCATTGCGAACGCTTAGTTCCTCCGCCAACGCCGGGGAAATCATCGCCGCGTTATCCCAAGTCAATTTGGTATGATAATCGGGCAATTCCTGCAGCCAGCCGTTATTAGAGAAGCGCCCATCGTAAATCTTCGAGTCGGGGACGAAAACCAATTCCAACTTATCTTTTCCGAATGGAATCGGTTCATTACTTGTATTGGCGATGACATCCAGCAGGGCGGCGCTCGTTACGTCCGGCGTTATTTCGTTATATCGGCTATCGGACAAGATTCCATCATGCAAGAATGTCTGCCAGCGGGCTTCGAAATTCGCTTCCCCCATCTGGATTTTCATAACGCGGCGCACGATTTCGTATCCACTCTGCGGCTTCTCTTCCAGCATCGACGACAGCAACTCGATGGCGCTTTTGCCTTCGTACAATGGCGCAATCAATGGTTGTATAGCGCAGATCGTCCCGTCGTACGCCCGCGCATCGCCCCACGATTCCAGAAAATGGGCGCGGGGCAGCCGCCAGCGGCAACGCTGCGAGGTTTCATTCTCATACAGGCTAAGATGGATGGTATGCTCGAGGTTTGCCAATTCGCCAGGCAGGTTCAAATCTACTGGACTGTCATAAGCGGGATTGCCGCCTAGGATGATCAGCGCCTGGACGATCCCTGCATTCATATCCTCTTTCAGAGAACGAATCGCGTCTAAATGCGTTGCACGCTTAGGATCGGGCGCTTCGGTATACGTTATCGTTTTTCCTATACTATCCAACAGCCAATTCATCAAATAAACTAAAGCGTGAACGATCTCGGATTGTTGCGGGCCGGCAAGGATCACCGAGCGACCTTTATGAGAAGTAAGTTCTTTCGCAATGATCGGAATATATTTAGGATATATCTTGTGATCTAAGAACGGTTCTAAGGCGACTTTGATCGGTTGCAGGTTTTCGGGAATCTCCAGATTTTGCTTATGGAACAATTCCGCGCATATATAAAGCGCGAATAATTCGATAGAGCCGGATGGCATAATCAAGCGATGATCGGCCATGGCTCCCGTGGTGGTATAATAACTCTCCACAGCGTACAGCCGGTTAACGCTCTCGCCGTCAGGATTCCGTCCCACGATAAAATCACGCGCCAGTTTCAGCGCCGCCGGATGCCGTCCCAGCGGATCCGCTTCCAGCGACAAAATAATCTCCGCCCTATCCAACTTGGGATGAGCCAGCAATGGCGTTCCCGTTGCGAGGCGCGTTCCTTCCCTTTCGTTATCATTAGAGACTGGCTCATATTCCAGCCATTTCGTTTCCGGCAATGCTTCCAGCCAACATTGGCGCATATCCGACAGGCTGGGCGAGGAAGAGGCTTCGCTTAGAACATATACTCCCTTGCCTTTTTGGGCGCGCCACGCCGTCATGCGTTCCTTGGCGTAGGTTGCGAATTCATCCCAACTGCGATCGGTAGTTTGATCTTTATCTCGCTGCGAGGGACGGCGGCTGCGGTCGGGATCGTACAATTCCAGCACGCTGGCTTGTTCGATAGCGCTCGCCGCGCCTTGGTTGATGGGATGGGAAGGATTGCCTTCTATTTTTATGGGACGCCCATCGTAACTAGTAACCAATAATCCACTTGCGACGCCGCCCAGTTCCATCGCCGTGGCGAAGTGGGCGGGAACGCCAGGAATGCGGTTGTCGGGGCGCTTGCCGTAAGGAACAATAGTCTCTTTCGGCCAGCGGCAGCCCGTTGCGCCCGCCAGCGCCAGCGATGCGGCTATCACGCGCAAAAATTCCCGCCGCGAGGGGCCGTCCAGTTTTTCCGCCGCATGAGGGGGAAACGCCCGCTCCACATATTGCCGATATTCGGAAGAGGCGGCTAACTCGCGGAGGCTGCGCCAATAGGTTCGCCCTTGGCTTTCGGGCCATTTAGGTTCTTTTTCTATCGATGGCATGTCGAACAATCCGTCGAGGGATTCAGGTTATATTTTTCGCGAATTCGCTTCCCCACGATGAGTTGATCTTCTTGGGGAACATAATCCATTACGGTAACCATATCCGGCTCCCGCAGATATTTATCCGGCTGGCGATGGCAATCTAGGCACCATCCCATGCTGAGCGTATTGACTTGCGATACGACTTCCATTTTATCCACCCGGCCATGACACGAAACGCAGCTTACGCCTCGCCGCACATGGGCGCTGTGATTGAAATAAGCATAATCGGGCAAATCATGCACCCGCACCCAGGCCAACGGCATTCCGGTCTCTACGCTTTCCCGCACCAGCGCCAGTTTTGGGCTTTCCGCCTTGATTTTCGTATGGCAATTCATGCAGGTCTGGGTGGAGGGAAGCGCCGCCCGCGCCGTTGTTTCCACGGTGTTATGGCAATAACGGCAGTCGATGCCCAAATCCCCCGCATGAAGCGCATGGCTATAGGCCAGCGGCTGCTCCGGCTGATATCCCACATCGGTCGTGCGCGGCGATCCGCCGTAATAAGCAACGAAGAGGAGATAAAGCGGCGCCGCAGCCAACGTTAATCCCAGCGCAGGACGGATGCGGTCTAGCCATTTGGGGAAGGTGAATGGATTCATCGGGTTATGCGTCATATGCCTTATGCTTGTTGTTTATTCTGCGCCAATTCATGGCATCGATATAACAAATTCCACAGGCAGTGGTTTTTCCGGAGCCGTCAATAAGTTTTTCACGATATATGACAAGCGAATCTCCTTGACATCAGGGTCAAATTCTTCCTTTTTGATTTCCGCTTTCAGTTGAATCGAGGCATTGGCGGGAATCAATAACGTCTGCGGTCCATACGTTCCCGTCTTTTCTAACTCGAAAGCGATATCGGAGGAGTTAT
This genomic stretch from Candidatus Omnitrophota bacterium harbors:
- a CDS encoding cytochrome c — its product is MIRKGIVAIVFLLALLALTPILMMTMARMVKSDTPRFHLIQDMDNQPKFHTQSANPFFVDQRSMRPQVTGTVERERKVNDDHFNLGKINNEWANTFPLPLTKEFVQRGQNRFAIHCAPCHGQAGYGDGIIHKRAEKLNEGTWVQPTSYHSDELRKQPVGQIFHTITNGIRNMAAYGHQISTEDRWAITAYVKALQRSQNARIEDVPEELRGDLK
- a CDS encoding quinol:cytochrome C oxidoreductase, with product MSDVEAAQNIQKHIYLERLGLDIYLWAGIAGVAVLGVSIALSYFLGWGQRFFYSYLVNYVYFLSLSLGALFFVSLQHLTRSGWSVTVRRIAEIFAANSALMAVLFIPIFIGMSSLYPWTNHELVAHDALLQGKQPYLNIPFFVIRCLFYFASWIYLSQYFLNRSLEQDKTGDANLTLRMERLSAPGMALFALTITFAAFDWLMSLDPRWFSTIYGVYFFTGCVVGFIALLAVTAFLLQSSGRLTGAITIEHYHDLGKLLFGFIFFWGYIAFSQYMLIWYANLPEETGWIFRRTDIHEGQWGWVGLILFFGHFIIPFLGLISRYPKRRKRLLVFWAVWALIAHWLDLYWLVMPEYSPQLASLHLLDITCFIGIGGLYFALAARIAKGRALLPIRDPRLEESLNFENA
- a CDS encoding TAT-variant-translocated molybdopterin oxidoreductase, with the protein product MPSIEKEPKWPESQGRTYWRSLRELAASSEYRQYVERAFPPHAAEKLDGPSRREFLRVIAASLALAGATGCRWPKETIVPYGKRPDNRIPGVPAHFATAMELGGVASGLLVTSYDGRPIKIEGNPSHPINQGAASAIEQASVLELYDPDRSRRPSQRDKDQTTDRSWDEFATYAKERMTAWRAQKGKGVYVLSEASSSPSLSDMRQCWLEALPETKWLEYEPVSNDNEREGTRLATGTPLLAHPKLDRAEIILSLEADPLGRHPAALKLARDFIVGRNPDGESVNRLYAVESYYTTTGAMADHRLIMPSGSIELFALYICAELFHKQNLEIPENLQPIKVALEPFLDHKIYPKYIPIIAKELTSHKGRSVILAGPQQSEIVHALVYLMNWLLDSIGKTITYTEAPDPKRATHLDAIRSLKEDMNAGIVQALIILGGNPAYDSPVDLNLPGELANLEHTIHLSLYENETSQRCRWRLPRAHFLESWGDARAYDGTICAIQPLIAPLYEGKSAIELLSSMLEEKPQSGYEIVRRVMKIQMGEANFEARWQTFLHDGILSDSRYNEITPDVTSAALLDVIANTSNEPIPFGKDKLELVFVPDSKIYDGRFSNNGWLQELPDYHTKLTWDNAAMISPALAEELSVRNGEMILLRYEDRRELEIAAYIMPGQAQYSIMLPLGYGRTAAGRAGNGVGFNTYQLRTTSAMNCRTGLYIEPLGYAYPLAMTQDHHFIDLVGMRERERRIGELIREADLDEYKKNPDFLHQEEAHHTVHPLWKEQEYPNHKWGMAIDLNSCIGCNACVAACQAENNIPVVGKKQVKNGREMHWIRIDRYFKGDANEPEIAHQPVACVQCENAPCEQVCPVAATTHDHEGLNAMVYNRCIGTRYCSNNCPYKVRRFNFFNYQKDLQDMEKMQYNPDVTVRSRGVMEKCTYCTQRIEAVKIAAKNDGRAIADGEIIPACAQTCPTKAIVFGDLNNKQSRAAQLHAKSRSYFMLGELNIKPRTAYLAKIRNPNPELAVEEDV
- a CDS encoding site-specific DNA-methyltransferase — encoded protein: MNKLKTEIFLGDSRIVLKNFPDGYFHLIVTSPPYADARKRHYDSIKPDNYAEFIISFHEELWRVLADNGSFILNIKDKVVNGVRHRFVWQTIEALSKKGWLSIDDYLWVKTNAMPGYWKNRLRDEWEYCFQLTKHRNFVMYQDAVMKPIGNWVEKRLAKLNGKSNERHNSENNSGFGRDLRNWKNKNTVLPGNTIIAPLVGKNMGHPAAFPEAIPEFFMKLFTKEGDNVLDPFAGSGTTGVVADKLNRNAVLIDNKIEYVNVIRKRLKLDEKDENVLFDCKLREYSIHL
- a CDS encoding cytochrome c3 family protein, encoding MNPFTFPKWLDRIRPALGLTLAAAPLYLLFVAYYGGSPRTTDVGYQPEQPLAYSHALHAGDLGIDCRYCHNTVETTARAALPSTQTCMNCHTKIKAESPKLALVRESVETGMPLAWVRVHDLPDYAYFNHSAHVRRGVSCVSCHGRVDKMEVVSQVNTLSMGWCLDCHRQPDKYLREPDMVTVMDYVPQEDQLIVGKRIREKYNLNPSTDCSTCHR
- the nrfD gene encoding NrfD/PsrC family molybdoenzyme membrane anchor subunit, which encodes MNSTVMQEIDNTYNDPARRAELVVGGNDFATLTDKVCSLVERPQPPREWYIALAVSSSLTLVMFAMIGYLILTGVGVWGLNIPVAWGWAIVNFVFWVGIGHAGTLISAILFLFRQKWRTSINRFAEAMTIFAVCCAGIFPGIHVGRVWVTYWLAPYPNQMQMWPNFRSPLLWDVFAVSTYAIVSVMFWYVGMIPDLATLRDRAKTKTRKIFYGLAALGWRGSHRHWHRHECAYLILAALATPLVLSVHSVVSFDFAVAQLPGWHSTIFPPYFVAGAIFSGFAMVITLIVPARKFFGLKEIVTLRHLENMCKIILLTGSIVGYSYAIEFFIAWYGGNPNETFAFINRAFGPYAWAYWTMISCNVIAPQVFWFKKFRTTPWMMLIVAIFVNIGMWFERFVIVVTSLSRDYLPSSWGYYSPTWVDILTFAGSFGLFFTLFLFFLRFLPMIAMAEVKTVMPQASLLYGKHRGVGDYHGDIPHAHEPKYWGEKT
- a CDS encoding DUF3341 domain-containing protein, with translation MNREMSVEEKTLYGFLVEFESAESLREACAKVRDAGYTKWDAHSPLPLHGMDEAMGIRPTILPYFVLIAGLAGLGGAILLQWWTNAHDYPFMISGKPFFSLPANIPIVFELTVLLSAIAAVVSIFALNGLPQWNHPLFSHERFQRATTDRFFIVVEADDPQFDREKTQTFLNALGGAAVDAVEVR